From Aegilops tauschii subsp. strangulata cultivar AL8/78 chromosome 5, Aet v6.0, whole genome shotgun sequence:
TGTTCAGAAAGCACAAATGAAAAATCAGTATGCTATGCCTAGATAGCACAGCTGAAGACAGCCGTGTTGAAGTAAATGGAACGGGGAATAATTTTACTTTTGCCTAATTATGATGCAAGCTCATTAAGCAAAACTTGGACGATTCCATCTGTCAGTAATGGGAAGTGTTGATTCAGAACAGCACAATTTGGAAGCTGCAAATTCAATCTTTTAAGCTAAAAAATTCGCACGAAAAAAGTTCTTTTAATCTAAAAAGGGAGTTAATAAAAGATTTACTGGGAAGTGACAAAAGCATTGGAGCGATTGCACACTGAAGCGTGCTAAAAGTACATCTAGAGGTCACTCAGGAGAGAATTTCACACCTTAAATTTTTTAATTAACTTGTGATTTCTCCTTCCTAGATGTAGGCATAAAAAACATAAGGTAATTATGTGAGGATGGATAAATGAATAAATTTCAGGCAATAAAAAGTGTTTCAATAATGGTGAGCAGTAAGCATATTTAGTAAAAACAATTAAAAGGATTTGGAATGGCATACATTTCATACAGTATTGAAGAGGACAGCAGCCAGCAGGTTAGGTTATTGTTGTACTGTAGCAACCCAGAAACTACAGATCTAATATGATATCGTCATTATTCCGTTACTTACCAACCAGAAGTATGCAATTACCTCTTATTCACATCGCCACCATTAGTAACTTCTTGTAACCTTGGTTCCAGGCTCGAATCGTCAGGACCGCCGTACTGCTGGAATGAACTCATCACGCTGTGCACCAAATACAGGGACCTAACCTCCCTCGCGCAGCTCGCATTCACGGTATACCATCTATATCTATCACGGACTTCGATGATTTTGAATTATAACAAAACAAAACTATCTTGACAGGTTGATATAACTCGTTAGTATGTTGTTTGACTTTTGAACTGTGCTTTTGTATTGTTGATTGATGTAGGTTTGGGATGTGTCGTCTGGTGAGGGCAAAAGTGTTGTTGGTGGGGCCACTATATTTCTGTTCAACAGCAAGAAACAGCTTAAAACAGGGAAGCAGAAGCTGCAGCTATGGCCCCAAAAGGAGGCAGACGGAAGAGTACCTACCACAACCCCTGGCAAGGTGGGcaacctttttttaggatcaTCAATCTCTGCGTCTGTTGTTTGCTTCTATCACCTCAAGGCGAGATTAACTTTTCGTATCGGTTAGTACCTGTAGGTTCCTAAGAATGAGCGAGGGGAAATTGAGCGGTTGGAGAGGCTCGTTAACAAGTACGAGAGAGGGCAGATACAGCATGTGGATTGGCTGGACCGTCTGGCCTTCAGTGCGATCGACAAAGTCAAGGAGAAGGAGTGTGAAAGGCTGGAGAATTCTTTCCCGAGCCTAGTTGTTGAATTCTGTAGTTTTGAACACAGAGTTGTCTTCCAGGTTAACATCGATTCTCCGTTCAGTTTCTATGTGTCTTCTTTTCATTCTGCATGTTACCATTTTTTCATCTGTGTGTTCTTTTCATTCTCTGGTAActattcatagataaaggagaaAGAAAATTCTTTTTGAAATGTTGAGTAATCTGATATTTGTTTAAATGCAAGAAATATAGTAATGTTCACGAAAAATTCTACTCTGATTTTTTTCCTGCTCAGGAATCTGGAGCGAATTTCTATGCACCAACCCCTGTATCATTATCAAACGAGCTTGTTACCGTGTGGGATCCTGAACTTGGACGAACCAACCCATCTGAGCACAAGCAGTTAAAGCTTGCCAGGAGCTTGACTCGTGGAATAATTGATAAAGATCTGAAACCAAGCTCAAATGAGCGAAAGTGAGTGCAAACTGCAGTATGTTTTGTTTCGTTTGTTGTTTCCCCGTCACCTTATGATCTTCATGTGGTACCACCATCACGCTGTAGTAGCACTCAGAGAATAGAAAGTCCCATGATGAATGCTGCTAATTTCAATGGTTGCTAATATCTTGATTTTCTCAAATGAATTAATGAGGCAAACACATTTTTATGTTACCTGCATGAATCAGAAGTGGCAAGAAGCACAGACCAGGTGCTTAGCTTAACAGGAATATACAATTGTCGGTTTCTAGTTAAATAACTTTGTGCTTTGTGGGCAGGTCGCTTCAAAGAATCATCAAATGTCCTCCTACACGGACTATACTACCAGATGAGAAGCAATTGGTGTGGAAATTCCGTTTCTCTTTGATGTCTGAGAAGAAAGCTCTTACAAAATTTCTTCGCTCAGTGGATTGGAGCGATATCCAAGTTAGTAAAAATACCAATATCTCAATTGATTGTCATACTTCATATGTGCACCAGAGGAAACCAGGGGATTTCTTTGCTTGCATGTGCTCTAAAGGACCTGGCAGACTGTTTAATTTTTTGGAGATACTAAATCCACATACCTCGATCTAATTTATAAATTATCTTGCAGCTTCTTATGTTTAGTATGTTATAATGGGCAGGAAGCTAAACAAGCTGTTGAATTGATTGGAAAGTGGGAAACAATTGATGTGGCTGATGCATTAGAGCTTCTCTCATCAGATTTTAAAAGCGAGGAAGTAAGCTATCTAGGCACCTCTGTCCATGCTTCTGTTTTTAATAAATGTATGTGAGGTTGTTTTTGTATTGCTCTTTCATTGATAGAGGCTTTTGTTTGTTGCCCTTTATTCTGTTAACTGAATTACTACCTCCGCCCGGGTTTGTTGGTccccttcgtattttgtgccaaacattgaCCGTAGATTTGACTACAAATTATAAGTTGTATGTCACAAAACTTATATTGTTGGATTCATATCTGAAAGAGGTTTTCAATTATACTATTTTTAGTGtattaaatcaaaggtcaaagtCTGACCCAAACTACAAGGaggactaataaaccaggacggaggtagtagtcaCTAATAATTATGCAATTCCCATTctagatttttttttttgaaaaaacgtTGGTATGACATCTAGAAGACGTGTGTTCCTTTTGTCGGGTCTGTTTATTCAGTTTTGCCATCACTTACACATACTTCTCTCATATATCGCTTGCTCTGGTGCAGTAGAGACACCGTCTGCTCATTTTGTCTTGTATACTAGATTTATGTAGTCGTCCTATTCTGTGTTTGGGATTGGCATGGTATATGAAAAATATTACCGGCGCTGCTGGCTTCTTACCTGGAGTACAAACATGAGTTTTTTCTATTTTAGCCTGTGAGCTTTCATTTCTTAACCTTCTTTAAAATAACTTTCTCCTGCACCGCTACTAGCACATTTTTCTTTCCGACCAAAAAGGTTTTCTTAAGGTTATAGAAGATTCTCCCACCTCTTAGTAACTAAGCAATGATCGAGTAACTAGTCCATTCGAATCTGGATGACAGATTTTATCATCTCATGCCCTCCTAAATATTATATCCTAAGTTGTATTTTTTGTGCAAAGGTCCGTGCTTATGCTGTGAGCGTACTTGAAagggctgatgatgaagaattgCAATGCTACTTACTCCAGTTAGTGCAAGCCCTTCGATTTGAACGATCAGACAAGTCACGTCTGGCACACTTTCTTGTAAACCGCGGTATGATCTATCCTTCTAATTAAATTCTACAATGAATGTGATCATGAGTCCATTTGTCACATCCGGTTACTGGATCAGTATTTCTTTGTTATGTGACTACTGAGAAAACTCAAGCATGCGTTATGATCTTTTGTCCATTTCAGCTTTATCAAACATTGAAATTGCTAGTTTCCTTCGCTGGTATGTGGTTGTTGAGCTCCATGATCATGCATATGCAAAACGATACTACAGTACGTATGACATGCTTGAAGATGAAATGATGAAAGTATGTTCCCTTCCTTTTTGGACACATCATATTAGCTCTATCGTTCCTGTTCCTGATACCTAATCTTTCATTATGTACCATTGTTTCTGTTAACAGATGGTTGCTAGGGAGGATGGGGATGAAGATGGGTTTCGACTGTGGCAGAGTTTATCACGTCAAACGGAACTCACTGCTCAATTATGTTCTATTATGAAGGATGTAAGAAATACTCGTggtaatgcagaaaagaaaatcGAGAAACTGAGACAGTTGTTATCAGGAGTTCACAGTGAGCTTACCCACTTTGATGAGGTAAAACTTGTTACAAATGCTTACATTTACTGTTCTTCAATGCTAGAAAAACAAGGATTGTGTAGATTAACTTGTCTTAGTTGCTTGGATTGACTAATTCTGATAAATCCTTTCCAGCCAATTCGTTCACCATTAGCACCTACACTTCTCCTTACTGGTGTTGTGCCTCAAGAGTCATCTATATTCAAGAGTTCCTTAATTCCATTGCGCCTTACATTTAAGACGGCAAATGGGGGAACGTCCAAGATGATTTTCAAAAAGGGTGATGACCTCCGCCAGGATCAATTGGTAATTATTCAAGTCTGATTCTCATTCAGTGGAAATCATTTTTGGCTTTTGTTATAGTCTGTATGTCGGCATGTATCACCATCTTTACATACTGGATCTTACATTCTGAACTAGTGGTTACATTGTGATATTCCTTTGAAGCAGGCCAGTCATATCTTCAATCCTTGCTAACTTGCCACttaagctactccctccgttcctaaatataagtctttttagacatttcaaatggaccacaacatacggatgtatgtagacatattttaaagtgtagattcattcattttgttccgtatgtagtcacttgttggaatctctaaaaagacttatatttgggaacggagggagtataaaaaaATTGAACATTACGCATTGTATGTGATTGCATGCTGACTTGAGTCTTCTTTCAAAGGCACATAACTGTGTCCAATCATTGTTTTAAATCAGTGACACTTTCTGCTTAAGCATTGATCTTAGGTCGCTCTTCTGTGTTACTCAGTCATGTTGAGAATACGGTGGTTATAGTTCCTACAAGAGTACTAACCATGAGCTGCATATCACATTCCTGTTTTTGTGGTGCATGTATATGTAAATTTCAATGCATAGATAGCCTATGTTTAGCATAGGCACCATGTCATTGTATAAATAGATACATCCTTTTTACAATAGTGGAGCTGCATACGAGGCAACATGCAGCATATAGATGCTTAAAGATATGGTGACCATTCTTGTGCTATTATTTAAATATTGGTCTCAGTGTACATCTCAGTACCTACCTACTTGTATGGAAGGTAGAGATATCATGACTAATTCGTGATTCACTTTGTAGGTCATTCAAATGGTCTCTTTAATGGACCGATTGCTCAAACTAGAAAACATGGACTTGCACCTTACTCCATACCAAGTTCTTGCAACTGGACAGGATGAAGGgatggttgaattcattcctTCCAGCCCGCTTGCACAGGTAATTTGAGTATTTGAAGATCATGGAAGCCAGTAGCTAATGTCGGTTTTTAGAAGACTGGTTATGTTTTACGCTGTAACAAAATTTTCTACATATTGTAGATTCATTCTGAAGTAGTTTGTTGATTTAAATTGTTGTTTGTTCGCAGATTATATCAGAACATCGCAGTATTACAAGTTACCTGCAAAAGTTCCATCCTGATGAAGATGGTCCTTTTGGTATAACTGCCCAATGCTTGGAAACTTTTATAAAAAGTTGTGCTGGTTACTCTGTCATTACATACATTATGGGTGTTGGAGACAGGTTGGTGCCTTCTCTTTTTAAGTACTCCATATCTGTATAAGAATCAGGATAGCTAATCCTTTATGCTTAGAAATGAATATACAGAAGCATTTATTTCAGTTTTCTGTACATTCAGCAATCTTCAACTGTGATGCTGCATGTCCAACTCCATTCATTTTCATTTAGAGGAAACTGAATTTATTTGAGTGCCCcacttcatttttatttttcttgattACTGTTCAGCGATGAGTATGGTTGTTTTTCGTGTACCATTTTGTAAGGATTATATAGCTCAACTAGGTGTTTATTAATTGTGACCGATATTCTGATTTATAGCGCCAACAAGATGAAATGCTCCTCATTCTTGTAATCTGTCTATTGTCGGGGTATTTCTATAGAAACTTTTATCAATAGCAAGGATCTGGTTGGCTGACAATGGCATCCAGTTCTTTTTTTCCAGTCCATTTGTCTACATGAGCTATATGCAGTTTGCGAGGAATAACAAATTGCTGATTTCCCCTCCCTCTCTATTTCTCTCTAGGCATCTAGATAATCTTCTTATAAGAGATGACGGGTGCCTTTTCCATGTGGACTTCGGTTTTATTCTGGGTCGAGATCCAAAGCCATTTCCACCTCCAATGAAACTATGTAAAGAAATGGTCGAGGCCATGGGTGGCACGGAAAGGTAATTTGTTGATCCGTTCTGTCAATACTTGAATTATTATTCATTTGCTACAGCTCTTTGAATCGCTGCAACTTGCCTTTTGGATTTCAGCCAATACTATACAAGATTCAAGTCCTACTGCTGTGAAGCATACAACATTTTAAGGAATAACAGCAGCCTTATATTGAATCTATTCACGTTGATGGAAAGATCGAGTATTCCAGATATCTCTACCGAGGAAAATGCGACCCTTAAGGTAATTAAATTGGTTTTATGAGTGGATTTTTTTTCTTCACAAAGAGCAGAGCAGCCTATAATCCCATACCGTTTCCCCCTTTTATGGTGTGCATTGATCAGGTTCAGGAGAAATTCCGGCTGGATCTGGACGATGAGGAGGCTATACATTTCTTCCAGGGTCTTATCAACGACAGTGTCAGCGCGTTGTTCCCTCAAATGGTTGAGACCATCCATAGATGGGCTCAATATTGGCGATGACCACTTCTCCTTGTTTGTATAGGGTGAGTTTGGTGATGATGTCTGGCTGTTGACATGATATTATCGCATAATAACATGCTCTTGCAAAGTTGCAATGGCCACTGATGACCTCCACTCTTTTATTTAATCTTCACCAGCTGCAACGGACTATTAACAAATAACAACAGATGTCAAGCAGAGACTGAATGTTAAGAGGAGACGAATGCGATAGATTTACAGCATAACGGGGAAACAACGGACAAATGAGCACACATACTTTATTTCCCCGTTGGATACTTCTAACTTACGAAATGCAAACTTGTGAATATGTCTTCTTCATGTAAATCGTCTTGTGTGTGATGTAATTAACAAAGACTGTGAAGTGCAAAATTGTGAACATGCTAGCATTTAACTTGGTCTATGTGTGATGTAATTCGGCATATATAATATGTGGTGGCAATGTGTTGATATAAGCCTAGGAAAAAAATGTAACAAGCGGGCGCTTATTCTAGTTTACCAAACAATAGAGTGCTCATTTGTTGCTATCCAGAAAATTTCGTGAGATATTTTTTCGCAGATAATGAAGATCTCTCATCTGAAACTGGCCTCGACTCATGGCTAATGCCAAGTCATTGTTTCGAAACTGGCCTTGACTCATGGCTCATGCCAAGTCATTGTTTCTTCTCTGAGAAAAAAAAAGTTGGTGAATACGGATTGTTGGATTTGGAAGGATCTTGAAACAGAGAAGACGACGAATGATCTGGTGAAAGTGCTTGGCGTTGTTTGACTCAGGGGGATAACAAAATCTCAGAAGAGCATAAGCAAGAGAGCACATTATTCCCTTGCGTACATAGTGCATAGAAATAAGTATGAAAACAGTGATAATTAATATAGATCGGAGCGAATAGCAATAATCATAACTACCAACACTACAACAAATTAGATTGACGGCCGACTTGCTTGTCTCATCACAAACAATCCGTTTCACTCACGGCAGGCAGGCAAATAGCTAAGAATCTTATCACAAGCAACCCGTTTTACTCACGGCGGGTAGGCAAATAGTAGCTAAGAAACTTTGTGTAAAGAACAACACATGAAAAAACAAATTTCGCACATTTGTTGCCTTGGTCTGTCGGTAGCTTGGCCTAGGATCTCAAGTTCTAAACCATTTGATTCGTCCCTGGGGCGACAAATCCCTGCAGCGTTCGCTGTTGGCTGTCGACAATAGGAGACACGCTGACGGCATCCCCATCATTCCCaaacgaggggggggggggggagtggggggGCTAGCCCATGAAAACTTGGACACTCCATGCCAGGGTGGTGGTTTTCTTGGGGttgtttgggggggggggcaaggtgCTAGAAGAGTTGTTCTACCTTACCCTGTAAAGGTGCCAAGGATAGAAGCGCGATGATGGTCTCCCCTTCGGGTGACATGCATCACTGTGGAGCCCCAATACCTCTCGAGAACCGGCCTCGTGGTTTGCAGGTGAAACCCTATGATCCAACTCTTTGGATTGGACGATGGGCATCTTGTCCCACCTCGTCACCTTCTTGGGACGTCGCTTTGGAAGACCTTCATTCCTTTTATGAATTCCCTGTGTAATGGAATTGTGGTTAGCAGGATATCGGCAGGCGATGCCGGTTGCTATCTTGTGACTTGTGCGGCAGCGATGTTGACGATACGCAATGTTCCGAGTCGTATCAATACTTTGTAGTCAAGACTGAACTCGATAAACCAAATACTTCTTGTAAGTTTGAACGAATGGAGTAATATAAAAGAAGCTTGCAATCTGAATCCAGTTCAAAATTTGCAGCTCCATGTTTTTTTTAGAATTTAAACTCCATGGCTACTTGCTATCCAGTGCACACTTTCGATGTATGGGTGTGTATGTGttagaaaatgaaaaaaaaagagaggCAAAACTAGACACGTGCTTTCTTGGCCGAGGAAAAAAAAGGAGGACAAAAACTGAAAGAAGACGAGGAGCTCGCGACCCCAAAACCCTAACCCCTGTAactctcggcggcggcggcggcggcgatggcggacGGAGGCGGTGGACGGGCGGCGGAGCTCAAGGACCAGGGGAACGAGCAGTTCAAGTCGGGGAACTACCTCAAGGCCGCCGCGCTCTACACGCAGGCCATCAAGCTCGACTCCGACAACCCCACCCTCTACAGGtgccccctctccctcccttcCCATCTCCGCTCGTTCAGTGCGCGAAACCCTACTGCTCTGATCGATCTCCTCGGGCGGGGATGAGTTGAGATCGTGCGTGCGCTTGTTTGGTCAGCTGGTCAGCTGGGATGAGGAAATGCGCGGCGTTAGCACATATGTTGCGGTGTTGTGGATTTAGGCTTTGGGATCGATGTGCCCTGAGGTTTGATTTGCGTGTTGCCGCCTGGCGAGGATTGCAAATGGCATCTCTTTTCCTACAGGAATTGAGACATATGCCATCTCATTTCATATGGTTTTCCTATTCGTATCCTATGGATCAAAGGAGGCCTAAGTTCTGGAGCTTTGGACTTAAATAGCTGTATTGGTGTTGAAACTACATTAACAGCTAATAAGCCTTCCGTGTGGTTGTTTCGATGTCAATGGAAATTAGCTTGTATGCTTCCAATAATCCGATCTTAGCGATTATTCATATTCCTGCGATATAGCCCAGCCCATCGATGCACAGTGTTTGCTGTGCTCTACCCTGCTGCAGGTTACAAGACAAACCATTTCCAAAGTACCTGTTATACAAGTCAAGGCTGAGAAAATATTCTTTCTATCATTGCCTTGGGAGGATTTACTTCTGGATGCAACTAATATTCACAAATGTAGGGAAACCTTCTATTCCCAGCACCTTTTGCTCCAAGCAAGAAGATGTGACTTCTTCAGTTGTAATGTATAAGCATTCTAAGAGTCCTTACTTCGCATAGCCGGTTATGATTAGGTTATACCTTACATGCTGTTGTTGTTGTGGAATCAGTGCTGTTGATTCTATCATAAACCCACACTTTGCCTgtttgacatagattgcaatatGACTATATGAGGCACATGATGATCGGTGAGAATGAGTGTGGAAGAAAGTTAAGCAACCCTACTAACTGGTTTAGGCAGTCAGCACCTCAGCCCTTAGGCGAGAGACTGAATCCTAAACCATCCAATCACGAGGGGCGGGCAATGAAACTGCATTGAAAGAAATGAGGAGGATCTGATATTGCATATAGATTAAGGAAGCAATCAATCATGTCATGTGATGTGTGCTAGACAAATCATTCGGTATTCTGTTTGAGAAGTTAAGTTGGGATCTATTATTGACAGAAATTCACAACATAACTCAGAAAACAAAACTAATAAATTTGGTACCAATATTGATAATAGGCCATTTTTACAGCCTTACATTAGGTACTATTCAGAGTTAAATTTGTCAAAAGGAAATCTTGACCTGTGTTATGAATGTTGATTTGAAATTTTGTGACATGTTAGGTATCAATATTAtctgtgtcatgtatatagtttTCAGAAAATTTTGAAACTTTAAAGGATGCCAACCGGGACTGGGTCACCTGGTGCGCCAGATATTCTCCCAGACGTCAGGTAGAGATACTGAATCCTAAACCATCCAATCATGAGGGGCAGGCAATGGAACTACATAGAGGGA
This genomic window contains:
- the LOC109774764 gene encoding phosphatidylinositol 3-kinase, root isoform; the protein is MAAAAVGISRTSAAGAGSTNSSEFRFFLSCDISLPLTFRVLQAPIPPPAQDGLDKKVSELFVECKLYIDGIQFGLPVNTRLESSGPPYCWNELITLCTKYRDLTSLAQLAFTVWDVSSGEGKSVVGGATIFLFNSKKQLKTGKQKLQLWPQKEADGRVPTTTPGKVPKNERGEIERLERLVNKYERGQIQHVDWLDRLAFSAIDKVKEKECERLENSFPSLVVEFCSFEHRVVFQESGANFYAPTPVSLSNELVTVWDPELGRTNPSEHKQLKLARSLTRGIIDKDLKPSSNERKSLQRIIKCPPTRTILPDEKQLVWKFRFSLMSEKKALTKFLRSVDWSDIQEAKQAVELIGKWETIDVADALELLSSDFKSEEVRAYAVSVLERADDEELQCYLLQLVQALRFERSDKSRLAHFLVNRALSNIEIASFLRWYVVVELHDHAYAKRYYSTYDMLEDEMMKMVAREDGDEDGFRLWQSLSRQTELTAQLCSIMKDVRNTRGNAEKKIEKLRQLLSGVHSELTHFDEPIRSPLAPTLLLTGVVPQESSIFKSSLIPLRLTFKTANGGTSKMIFKKGDDLRQDQLVIQMVSLMDRLLKLENMDLHLTPYQVLATGQDEGMVEFIPSSPLAQIISEHRSITSYLQKFHPDEDGPFGITAQCLETFIKSCAGYSVITYIMGVGDRHLDNLLIRDDGCLFHVDFGFILGRDPKPFPPPMKLCKEMVEAMGGTESQYYTRFKSYCCEAYNILRNNSSLILNLFTLMERSSIPDISTEENATLKVQEKFRLDLDDEEAIHFFQGLINDSVSALFPQMVETIHRWAQYWR